From a single Marinobacter sp. SS13-12 genomic region:
- a CDS encoding pyridoxal phosphate-dependent aminotransferase: MAEAANKETGQTKPRKVKYRKNKASWNPAMQAVPVPGIRRMVNMAATMKDVIHLSIGQPDLPTPKHVIDAYIDALNAGQTGYTMDAGLPELLVALRDYYGARYDRKLTRDNILITSGATEAMYLAISATSAPGRQFIVTDPSFLLYAPLIRMNGGEVKFVPTRAENDHQLDPDEVIRAMGSRTFALILNNPNNPTGAVYPRSTIETILEECAYRGIQVYADEVYDHLIFDDDDFASVLNCSMDLDNIMCISSFSKTYSMAGLRVGWVIASQAAIKSLRRFHMFTTSVANTPSQFAGVAALTGDQQCVRNMVDIYRERRDKVVELIDQTPYMTGYKPGGAFFAFPDLPPHVDGSDLALRMLKETGVCLVPGDAFGEACTNAVRISFSTTCEKLEEAFDRIIPWMAKQQF, encoded by the coding sequence ATGGCAGAAGCCGCCAATAAAGAAACCGGCCAGACCAAACCGCGTAAAGTGAAATACCGGAAGAACAAGGCCAGTTGGAACCCTGCGATGCAGGCGGTTCCGGTGCCGGGCATTCGTCGCATGGTGAATATGGCGGCCACCATGAAGGATGTCATTCATCTTTCTATCGGTCAGCCGGATCTGCCAACACCCAAGCATGTTATCGATGCCTATATCGATGCCCTTAACGCCGGGCAGACAGGCTACACCATGGATGCAGGGCTACCTGAGCTACTGGTAGCACTGCGCGATTATTACGGGGCCCGCTACGATCGCAAGCTGACGCGGGACAATATCCTGATCACCAGTGGCGCCACCGAGGCCATGTACCTGGCGATTTCGGCCACGTCCGCTCCCGGGCGTCAGTTCATTGTGACGGATCCTTCCTTCCTGCTTTATGCGCCCCTGATTCGCATGAACGGCGGTGAGGTGAAATTCGTTCCCACCCGCGCTGAAAACGATCACCAACTGGATCCCGATGAAGTCATCAGGGCCATGGGGTCTCGTACGTTTGCCCTGATCCTCAACAATCCGAATAACCCCACGGGGGCTGTTTACCCCCGCAGCACCATAGAGACCATTCTTGAAGAGTGTGCCTACCGTGGTATTCAGGTATACGCGGATGAGGTCTACGATCATCTGATTTTCGACGATGATGACTTCGCCAGCGTACTCAACTGCTCGATGGACCTGGATAACATCATGTGCATCAGCAGTTTCTCCAAGACCTACAGTATGGCAGGGCTGCGGGTAGGCTGGGTGATTGCAAGCCAGGCTGCCATCAAATCCCTCCGCCGGTTCCACATGTTCACCACGTCGGTGGCAAACACGCCCTCACAGTTTGCCGGTGTGGCCGCCCTGACAGGCGACCAGCAGTGCGTCAGGAACATGGTGGACATCTACCGTGAGCGCCGGGACAAGGTGGTAGAGCTGATCGACCAGACTCCCTACATGACCGGTTACAAGCCTGGAGGTGCCTTCTTTGCCTTCCCGGATCTGCCACCCCATGTGGACGGATCTGATCTGGCACTGCGGATGCTCAAGGAAACCGGCGTCTGCCTGGTTCCCGGTGATGCATTCGGTGAAGCCTGCACCAACGCCGTCCGTATCAGCTTCTCGACCACCTGTGAGAAGCTGGAGGAGGCGTTCGACAGGATTATCCCCTGGATGGCGAAACAGCAGTTCTGA
- a CDS encoding CPXCG motif-containing cysteine-rich protein, producing MSALDSVLIQCPYCWETLDISVDPSVADQEYVEDCQVCCQPIVVHVVLDENLTPTVDVRAENE from the coding sequence ATGTCAGCCCTGGACTCGGTGCTCATCCAATGCCCCTACTGCTGGGAGACGCTGGACATCAGCGTCGACCCTTCAGTGGCTGATCAGGAGTACGTAGAGGATTGCCAGGTGTGCTGCCAGCCCATCGTGGTTCATGTGGTCCTGGACGAGAATCTGACACCAACGGTGGATGTCCGGGCCGAGAACGAATAA
- a CDS encoding DUF1439 domain-containing protein: MFTTPSRLMSVVMLISLALLGGCASLSPYSISEATLERHLQDTVSEFDRQQLQSGSPLSLNLSNADITLGPDGRDVAVIDLRGQVSLNALLAKLPVDIALKVEGAPVYDSEEKAIYIRRLQLLESSIESPFFKGDLKPVTDTVMRAVAQMLETMPVYRLDEKDFTQRMFGMVPMGVRVAPGRLEFVMAE, translated from the coding sequence ATGTTCACCACCCCTTCCCGACTCATGTCGGTTGTCATGCTGATTTCCCTCGCGTTACTGGGAGGCTGTGCCAGTCTGTCTCCCTATTCCATATCCGAGGCAACACTGGAGCGACACCTTCAGGACACGGTCAGCGAGTTTGACCGCCAGCAGTTGCAAAGTGGCTCACCACTGAGCCTTAACCTGAGCAATGCGGACATCACCCTGGGGCCGGATGGTCGTGACGTAGCGGTGATTGATTTGCGCGGCCAGGTGTCCCTGAATGCCCTGTTGGCAAAGCTGCCTGTGGATATTGCCCTGAAAGTGGAGGGGGCTCCGGTCTACGACAGCGAAGAGAAGGCCATTTACATTCGCCGCCTGCAATTGCTCGAGAGCAGCATTGAGTCGCCGTTTTTTAAGGGCGACCTGAAGCCCGTAACGGACACGGTTATGCGGGCAGTTGCCCAGATGCTGGAAACCATGCCGGTCTACCGGCTGGATGAAAAGGACTTCACCCAGCGGATGTTCGGAATGGTCCCCATGGGCGTGCGGGTAGCGCCCGGGCGGCTTGAGTTTGTTATGGCCGAGTAG
- a CDS encoding isocitrate/isopropylmalate family dehydrogenase translates to MAQKIRIAVTPGDGIGPEVVAEAVHCLEALRSRHNLPLEWTRFPWPSHAWHEENGESMPADALDQLQKYDAILLGALGDPGPVDDPDRYLLPDSISLAPLLDMRKGFDQWVCERPARLLPGARQYLADERAKDIDMLVIRENSEGEYVSQGGRLRKGTPDEVATQMEVFTRRATDRIIRYGFEQARLRAAARAEEARTRHFKTLDGKTCESQVCIVTKRNALRYWGDMYTEAFEEMAREYPDVATHHELVDAACMKFVQAPWAFDVVVASNLQGDILTDLAAVLSGGMGVAPSCNLNPDDPDMPSMFEPTHGSAPDIAGQGLADPTAMLFTTARMLDWLGRNNPAVAAAGRELFDAVAADLAENAGARRGTQEIGKAVRDRLK, encoded by the coding sequence ATGGCCCAGAAAATCCGTATTGCCGTCACCCCCGGTGATGGAATCGGCCCTGAAGTGGTTGCCGAGGCAGTGCACTGCCTGGAAGCATTGAGGTCTCGCCACAATCTTCCCCTGGAGTGGACCCGCTTCCCCTGGCCATCCCACGCCTGGCACGAAGAAAACGGGGAATCCATGCCCGCCGATGCTCTCGACCAGTTGCAAAAGTACGATGCCATTCTTCTGGGTGCGCTGGGCGATCCCGGTCCGGTTGATGACCCTGACCGTTACCTGTTGCCTGACAGCATTTCCCTGGCACCACTACTGGACATGCGTAAAGGGTTTGACCAGTGGGTCTGCGAACGGCCTGCCAGGCTTCTTCCCGGTGCCCGTCAGTATCTGGCCGACGAACGCGCCAAAGACATTGATATGCTGGTGATCCGGGAAAACAGCGAGGGCGAGTATGTGAGCCAGGGCGGCCGACTTCGCAAGGGCACACCGGACGAAGTCGCTACCCAGATGGAGGTGTTCACCCGCCGCGCCACCGACCGGATAATCCGCTATGGTTTCGAGCAGGCCCGCCTGCGTGCGGCTGCCCGTGCTGAAGAAGCCAGAACCCGTCATTTCAAGACACTGGATGGCAAAACCTGCGAAAGCCAGGTGTGCATCGTTACCAAACGCAATGCACTACGCTACTGGGGCGATATGTACACCGAGGCCTTCGAGGAGATGGCCAGGGAATATCCGGATGTAGCAACACACCATGAACTGGTGGACGCTGCCTGTATGAAGTTTGTCCAGGCCCCCTGGGCCTTCGATGTGGTGGTTGCCAGCAACCTTCAGGGCGACATACTGACCGATCTGGCCGCTGTGCTCTCCGGTGGCATGGGCGTAGCCCCCTCCTGCAACCTGAACCCGGACGACCCCGACATGCCGTCCATGTTTGAGCCAACCCACGGCAGCGCGCCGGACATCGCCGGCCAGGGGCTCGCCGACCCGACCGCCATGCTGTTTACCACGGCACGCATGCTGGACTGGCTGGGGCGTAACAACCCTGCAGTCGCTGCCGCAGGCCGGGAGTTATTTGATGCCGTCGCTGCCGACCTGGCCGAGAATGCCGGTGCCAGACGAGGCACCCAGGAAATTGGCAAGGCTGTCCGCGACCGCCTGAAATGA
- a CDS encoding EAL domain-containing protein has product MDNKPAVLFDESHCEQCACGEGLDFAFTFAFQPIVDITSESVYAYEALVRGPEGEGAYSVLSKVNEKNRYSFDQICRVKAVKLAARLGMETRLSINFMPNAVYNPEYCIRTTLAAAQTYKFDTRKIIFELIETEDLSSLDHLVNIINSYKEMGFHTALDDFGAGYSRYNILIASPPNLLKLDMALVRDVHKEPNKQAVVAGIITMMTQLGGRIVAEGVEEKEEYFWLRSQGITLFQGYLFAKPGFECLPEPYFPC; this is encoded by the coding sequence GTGGATAATAAGCCTGCCGTTCTGTTTGATGAGTCTCATTGCGAGCAATGCGCTTGTGGAGAAGGCCTCGATTTTGCGTTTACCTTCGCTTTCCAGCCGATCGTGGATATCACCAGCGAGAGCGTCTACGCCTACGAAGCCCTGGTTAGGGGGCCAGAGGGCGAGGGGGCATACAGTGTTCTCTCGAAGGTGAACGAGAAAAACCGCTACTCCTTTGACCAGATATGCAGGGTAAAAGCCGTAAAGCTTGCAGCACGTCTGGGTATGGAAACCAGGCTGAGCATCAACTTCATGCCCAACGCGGTCTACAATCCGGAGTATTGCATCAGGACTACGCTTGCTGCCGCACAAACGTACAAATTTGATACCCGCAAAATCATTTTTGAACTGATCGAGACCGAGGACCTGTCTTCGCTTGATCATCTGGTGAATATCATCAATTCCTACAAGGAGATGGGGTTCCATACGGCCCTGGATGACTTTGGCGCCGGTTATTCGCGCTACAACATCCTGATCGCCAGTCCGCCAAATCTGTTGAAGCTTGATATGGCCCTGGTGCGAGACGTTCATAAAGAGCCGAACAAGCAGGCAGTGGTAGCTGGTATCATTACAATGATGACGCAGCTCGGCGGGCGAATCGTGGCTGAAGGCGTGGAAGAAAAGGAAGAGTATTTCTGGCTGCGGTCTCAGGGTATTACGCTGTTCCAGGGGTATCTGTTTGCCAAGCCGGGGTTTGAGTGCCTGCCGGAGCCTTACTTTCCCTGTTAG
- a CDS encoding LysR family transcriptional regulator, protein MALNRLDLNLLHVFDTIYREGSLTRAARALHLTQPAVSHSLSRLREHFDDPLFSRQGNQMVPTPLARRFLESMRPGLTQIQSAVNQFHAFDPANQRKTYSLALRDILESTFLPKLMGRLESYPELEIVSQRVPRRDMETQLAAGKLDFAVDVLLPVSNQTAHELLRRDRLVVLARKGHPLIGGKLTMDKYLEAKHVLVSSRSEGPGIEDFELSRFGVQRNIRLRCQHYYAACRVAEGTDLLLTMPENYARIIAERADIVIHTAPADLPPIDVHLYWHKAYEREPALIWFREQLNSIA, encoded by the coding sequence GTGGCGCTCAACCGGCTGGACCTGAACCTGCTGCACGTATTCGACACCATTTACCGGGAAGGGAGCCTGACCCGGGCGGCCAGGGCCCTGCACCTTACCCAGCCTGCGGTAAGCCATTCCCTGTCACGGTTGCGGGAGCATTTCGATGACCCACTGTTCAGCCGCCAGGGCAACCAGATGGTGCCCACGCCCCTGGCCCGTCGCTTTCTGGAATCCATGCGTCCGGGTTTGACCCAGATACAGAGCGCGGTAAATCAGTTCCACGCCTTCGATCCTGCCAACCAGCGCAAAACCTACTCGCTGGCATTGCGGGACATTCTTGAGTCCACCTTTTTACCAAAGCTGATGGGCCGACTGGAGAGCTATCCGGAGCTGGAGATTGTCAGCCAGAGGGTGCCACGGAGAGACATGGAGACCCAACTGGCAGCAGGAAAGCTGGATTTTGCGGTGGATGTACTGCTGCCGGTCAGCAATCAGACCGCCCATGAGCTTCTGAGACGAGACCGGCTTGTCGTACTGGCAAGAAAGGGGCACCCGCTGATTGGCGGTAAGCTGACCATGGACAAGTACCTTGAGGCAAAGCATGTGCTGGTATCGTCCCGCTCTGAGGGGCCGGGCATCGAGGATTTCGAGCTGTCGCGGTTCGGGGTGCAGCGCAACATCCGGCTGAGGTGCCAGCACTATTACGCCGCCTGCCGGGTAGCAGAAGGAACCGACCTGCTGTTGACCATGCCGGAGAACTACGCCCGCATTATCGCCGAGCGTGCCGACATCGTCATTCACACCGCCCCCGCAGACCTGCCTCCTATCGATGTGCACTTATACTGGCACAAGGCCTATGAACGGGAGCCGGCGCTGATCTGGTTCCGGGAGCAACTGAACAGTATTGCCTGA
- a CDS encoding acyl-CoA dehydrogenase family protein produces MDFNISEKGQDYLKRVKTFMKEEIFPIEEQYHKELMAQENRWVVLPVIKELKEKARAQGLWNMFFPDEKNGCGLLNSDYALIAEETGRSFIAPEIFNCNAPDTGNMEVLIHYGSDEQKAEWLPRLQSGEVRSAFCMTEPGVASSDATNMEATAIVEGDEVVLNGRKWWSTGVGHPDCKVAIFMGLTDPDAHKHRRHSMVLVPLDSPGVKIERMLPVFGAYDEPYGHGVVSFENVRLPKSAFIAGPGRGFEIAQGRLGPGRVHHCMRAIGAAERTLELLIKRATSREAFGRPIAKLGGNPDIIANARMSIEQARLLTLKCAWALDTKGISGALQEVSMIKAVIPKMLQQIVDDAIQIHGGAGVSDDDFPLTELFAYARVLRLADGPDEVHRAMVARLELAKYRK; encoded by the coding sequence ATGGATTTCAATATTTCCGAAAAAGGCCAGGACTATCTCAAGCGCGTCAAAACCTTCATGAAGGAGGAGATCTTTCCCATTGAAGAGCAGTACCACAAGGAGCTGATGGCACAGGAAAACCGCTGGGTCGTGCTGCCTGTCATCAAGGAACTGAAGGAAAAAGCCAGGGCCCAGGGCCTGTGGAACATGTTCTTTCCGGACGAAAAGAACGGTTGTGGCTTGCTGAACTCCGACTACGCCCTGATTGCCGAAGAAACCGGCCGCAGTTTTATCGCCCCGGAAATATTCAACTGCAACGCGCCGGACACCGGTAATATGGAAGTGCTGATCCACTATGGCTCCGACGAACAGAAAGCCGAATGGCTGCCCCGCCTGCAAAGCGGTGAGGTCCGCTCCGCGTTCTGCATGACAGAGCCGGGCGTCGCTTCTTCCGACGCTACCAACATGGAAGCCACGGCCATCGTGGAAGGCGATGAGGTTGTCCTCAACGGTCGCAAGTGGTGGAGCACCGGTGTTGGCCACCCGGACTGCAAGGTCGCCATCTTCATGGGCCTGACCGATCCCGATGCCCACAAACACCGCCGTCACTCCATGGTGCTGGTGCCGCTGGACTCCCCGGGCGTCAAAATCGAACGCATGCTGCCCGTGTTCGGCGCCTACGACGAGCCTTATGGCCACGGCGTTGTCTCTTTCGAAAACGTGCGCCTGCCAAAGAGCGCCTTCATTGCCGGCCCGGGCCGCGGTTTCGAGATCGCACAAGGCCGCCTTGGTCCCGGCCGCGTACACCATTGCATGCGGGCGATTGGTGCCGCGGAACGTACACTCGAATTGCTGATCAAACGCGCCACCAGCCGCGAGGCCTTCGGTCGCCCCATTGCCAAGCTCGGTGGTAACCCGGACATCATTGCCAATGCGCGTATGTCGATCGAGCAGGCGCGGTTGCTGACATTGAAATGCGCCTGGGCGCTGGACACCAAGGGTATTTCGGGTGCCTTGCAGGAGGTTTCGATGATCAAGGCGGTGATTCCCAAGATGCTGCAGCAAATTGTGGATGATGCCATTCAGATTCACGGTGGCGCCGGTGTAAGCGATGACGACTTCCCACTGACCGAGCTGTTCGCCTATGCTCGGGTACTGCGCCTGGCCGATGGCCCCGACGAGGTTCACCGGGCGATGGTTGCCCGGTTGGAGCTGGCCAAGTATCGGAAGTGA
- a CDS encoding SDR family oxidoreductase, with the protein MTQRVFITGGASGLGRAIALKYAKEGARVCIGDINPEQGVAVEQEINNVGGEGYFVECDVRRLTDLEKICADLTSKWGGVDVVVNNAGVASAGSIEDTTMADWEWILDINVLGVVRGCKAFTPQFKKQGSGAFVNIASMAGLMLAPLMDSYNVSKAGVIALSETLSQELRDSGIHVSCVCPAFFHTNLTSSMRSDIPGIQQNVNKLMKRSTISAEDVADDILRAVEKGDFWVLPHAKERRMWMVKRHAPKAFDWLMHQESKRWMKKMGGKA; encoded by the coding sequence ATGACACAGCGAGTATTTATAACCGGCGGGGCCAGTGGCCTGGGCCGGGCGATTGCTTTGAAGTATGCCAAAGAGGGAGCAAGGGTCTGCATTGGTGACATTAATCCCGAGCAGGGGGTTGCCGTAGAACAGGAGATCAACAACGTCGGTGGCGAAGGTTACTTCGTTGAGTGCGATGTGCGCCGGCTGACGGATCTGGAGAAGATCTGTGCAGACCTGACCAGTAAGTGGGGTGGGGTAGACGTTGTAGTGAATAACGCCGGCGTCGCCTCCGCAGGCTCCATTGAAGACACCACCATGGCCGACTGGGAATGGATCCTGGACATCAACGTGCTGGGTGTGGTTCGTGGCTGCAAGGCCTTTACCCCGCAATTCAAGAAGCAGGGCTCCGGCGCGTTTGTGAATATCGCCTCCATGGCCGGGCTTATGCTTGCGCCGTTGATGGACAGCTACAATGTATCCAAGGCCGGTGTGATCGCGCTCTCGGAAACCCTGAGCCAGGAACTGAGAGACTCCGGTATTCACGTCAGCTGTGTGTGCCCGGCGTTTTTCCATACCAACCTGACCAGCAGCATGCGGTCTGACATCCCCGGCATTCAGCAGAACGTCAACAAATTGATGAAGCGTTCCACCATCAGCGCTGAAGATGTGGCGGATGACATCCTCCGTGCGGTCGAAAAAGGCGATTTCTGGGTATTGCCCCATGCCAAGGAACGTCGCATGTGGATGGTCAAGCGCCACGCGCCCAAGGCGTTTGACTGGCTGATGCACCAGGAGAGCAAGCGCTGGATGAAGAAAATGGGCGGTAAGGCGTAA
- a CDS encoding phosphotransferase family protein: protein MTQIDQAVDIREGEELDVAAVDRFMKQAIPDLEGQPEIKQYPGGASNLTYQVDYGDRSYVLRRPPFGKIAKSAHDMLREAKVMRALKPEFPYVPNIVAICDDHDVLGCDFYVMERLKGIILRQDFPKDFELSEADTRKLCLNVIDKLVDLHNVDAKATGLDKLGKGAGYVQRQIGGWSDRFRKAKTDDVGDFETVMGWLNDKMPDDIAQVVIHNDYRFDNVVLNPDNPFEVIGVLDWEMATIGDPLMDLGNSLAYWIEADDEGPFQMLRRQPTHRPGMLTRKEVVAYYAEKSGLKIDNFDFYEIYGLFRLAVIVQQIYYRFYHGQTKDKRFAAFGHAANYLEKRCQRLIEASDL, encoded by the coding sequence ATGACCCAGATTGACCAGGCTGTTGATATCCGCGAAGGCGAAGAGCTGGATGTCGCGGCTGTTGACCGCTTCATGAAGCAGGCCATTCCGGACCTGGAAGGCCAACCGGAAATCAAGCAGTATCCCGGTGGCGCTTCCAACCTGACCTACCAGGTGGATTATGGCGACCGTTCCTACGTGTTACGCCGTCCGCCGTTCGGCAAGATTGCCAAGTCCGCCCATGACATGCTGCGGGAAGCGAAGGTGATGCGGGCGCTCAAGCCCGAATTTCCCTACGTTCCCAATATCGTCGCGATCTGCGACGACCACGATGTGCTGGGTTGCGATTTCTACGTGATGGAGCGTCTGAAGGGCATCATCCTGCGCCAGGATTTCCCCAAGGACTTCGAGCTCAGCGAGGCAGATACCCGCAAGCTGTGCCTGAACGTGATCGACAAGCTGGTGGATCTGCATAATGTAGATGCGAAAGCCACCGGCCTGGACAAGCTGGGTAAGGGTGCCGGTTATGTACAACGCCAGATTGGCGGCTGGAGTGACCGTTTCCGCAAGGCGAAAACCGATGACGTGGGTGACTTTGAAACCGTCATGGGCTGGCTGAACGACAAGATGCCGGACGACATTGCCCAGGTGGTCATCCACAACGACTATCGCTTTGACAACGTGGTGCTGAACCCGGACAACCCGTTCGAGGTTATCGGTGTGCTGGATTGGGAAATGGCCACCATCGGAGACCCGCTGATGGACCTGGGTAACAGCCTGGCCTACTGGATCGAGGCAGACGATGAAGGCCCGTTCCAGATGCTGCGCCGGCAACCCACCCATCGCCCGGGCATGCTGACCCGCAAGGAAGTGGTCGCTTACTACGCCGAAAAGTCCGGCCTGAAAATCGACAACTTCGACTTCTATGAAATCTACGGCCTGTTCCGGCTGGCAGTGATTGTCCAGCAGATCTATTACCGCTTTTACCATGGCCAGACCAAAGACAAGCGCTTCGCTGCCTTTGGTCATGCCGCCAATTACCTGGAGAAGCGCTGCCAACGACTGATCGAGGCGAGTGACCTGTAA
- a CDS encoding histidine phosphatase family protein, whose amino-acid sequence MATIYLIRHGQASFGKENYDQLSPRGWEQGRVLGRWFAGKVTPSAVFGGNMERHRETVEALASGYGDTLPDMQAVEGFNEFDHTQVVERLRPEWQDRERMARDLAAFPKPARAFQQVFEEAMVRWVSGEHDNEYAETWGDFRERVITSLEQLIEYADGGDTLVSTSGGPIAVMAQHLLQLSDRKALEMNSVIANTSVTRILHSGARRSLAVFNNYSHLEAEDATLVTFR is encoded by the coding sequence ATGGCAACGATCTATCTGATTCGCCACGGGCAGGCCAGTTTCGGCAAGGAAAACTACGACCAGCTGTCGCCCCGGGGGTGGGAGCAGGGCCGTGTTCTTGGCCGTTGGTTCGCCGGGAAGGTAACGCCCAGTGCGGTGTTTGGTGGCAACATGGAGCGCCACCGGGAAACCGTGGAAGCCCTTGCCAGTGGCTACGGCGACACTCTTCCCGACATGCAGGCGGTTGAAGGTTTCAATGAGTTTGACCATACCCAGGTGGTTGAGCGCCTGCGTCCCGAATGGCAAGACCGTGAGCGTATGGCGCGGGACCTGGCCGCGTTTCCCAAACCCGCGAGAGCGTTCCAGCAGGTCTTCGAGGAAGCCATGGTTCGCTGGGTCAGTGGCGAGCACGATAACGAGTACGCCGAAACCTGGGGCGATTTCCGCGAGCGGGTGATCACATCCCTGGAGCAGCTGATTGAATACGCAGACGGTGGTGACACCCTGGTGTCCACCTCAGGCGGTCCCATTGCTGTTATGGCTCAACACCTGCTGCAACTGAGCGATCGCAAGGCACTGGAAATGAATTCCGTCATTGCCAACACCAGTGTCACCCGGATCCTGCACTCCGGGGCCCGTCGCAGCCTCGCGGTGTTCAATAATTACAGTCATCTGGAAGCGGAAGACGCCACCCTGGTGACTTTCCGATAA
- a CDS encoding SDR family oxidoreductase → MSKQDLFDLSGKVALITGASRGIGESIARTLANYGAHVIVSSRKIDGCEAVAGSIREGGGSAEAHACHIGEMDQIEDIWQHIESKHGKLDILVNNAAANPYFGPIEDTDLGAYHKTVDVNIRGYFFMCARGAQIMKKNGGGSIINVASVNGVNPGHFQGIYSVTKAAVISMTKSFAMELGQQNVRVNALLPGLTDTKFASALTSNEAIKKQAMAHIPMKRVADPDEMAGTVLYLASGASSYTTGTCINVDGGYLTI, encoded by the coding sequence ATGAGCAAGCAAGACCTGTTTGACCTGAGCGGCAAAGTGGCCCTGATTACCGGTGCCAGCCGTGGTATTGGCGAGAGCATCGCCCGCACCCTGGCCAACTATGGCGCCCACGTGATCGTCAGCAGCCGCAAGATTGATGGCTGCGAGGCCGTGGCCGGTAGCATCCGCGAGGGCGGTGGCAGTGCCGAGGCCCATGCCTGTCACATCGGTGAAATGGACCAGATTGAAGACATCTGGCAGCACATTGAATCAAAGCACGGCAAGCTGGATATCCTGGTGAACAACGCCGCTGCCAACCCCTATTTCGGCCCCATTGAAGACACCGATCTGGGCGCCTACCACAAGACCGTGGACGTGAACATTCGCGGGTATTTCTTCATGTGTGCCCGAGGTGCCCAGATTATGAAGAAGAATGGCGGTGGATCCATAATTAACGTGGCGTCTGTGAACGGCGTTAATCCTGGCCACTTCCAGGGCATTTACTCGGTCACCAAGGCGGCGGTTATCTCCATGACCAAATCGTTCGCCATGGAACTGGGCCAGCAGAATGTGCGGGTGAACGCCCTGTTGCCGGGGCTGACTGACACCAAATTCGCCAGTGCGCTGACCAGCAACGAAGCCATCAAGAAACAGGCCATGGCCCACATCCCGATGAAGCGGGTTGCGGATCCGGACGAAATGGCAGGTACGGTTCTATATCTGGCCTCCGGTGCCTCCAGCTATACCACAGGCACCTGCATTAATGTGGACGGCGGCTATCTGACAATCTGA